In the genome of Ureibacillus sp. FSL W7-1570, the window GTTTTTCATATAGTCGTCTTTCATTCGCATGAACGTCGCATCTAAGTCTGTTTTGGAATAACTATTCCGTTCACCCAAGATTTCGAAGTCTTTTTGATACTTTTGTTTACGTAAAATCAAGTCAATCAACTGTTTGTACACTCGCTTCGGATATTTCCGTTCGCTTCTTAATGCTTTTCGTTCTGTGGCATCGGGCGATGATTCGATTTTTTGGTCATATTCCGTAATCACTTCATCGACTTGTTGCACCATTTGAGCGAGTTCTTCAACAGACAGTTCTCCCTCATTTTCCCGCTCCATTTCAGGGATGATTTCTTTTTCCAATAGTTCGTTGTATAACTGATTGGACTTTTCAATTAAGTTTTGGTTGTATTTTTCAATGGATTTCTTCCATACGAAAGTAAATTTATTGGCATTCGCTTCAATCTTCGTACCATCGATAAAAATAGCTTCTTGATCGATTAATTTTTCTTCCACCAGTTGGCAACGGAATTGGACAAAACATTGACGAATTAATTCTTTTACTTCCGGATGTACACGAAAACGATTGATCGTCCGATAACTTGGTTCATATCCTTGTGCCAACTAGAAATGATAATTTAAATTTGTACACAAATGCTTGAATAATAATGTACAAAATTGATTTTAGATTACATACTAATCTTGAGGTGATTAGTATGTACATATCGATAAATGTCGAAACTGATTTTAAGATTAAGAGTCTTGAAGACTTACCAAAATTAAAACAACTAATGGAGCATTTGAAGATGAAAATTAATAAAAGTCAATTAGCTAGAGATCTAGGTGTAGATCGAAGAACCATTGATAAATATTTAAATGGATTTATTCCTAAACGTACACGAAAGAAGCCCTCCAAAATTGATGAATACTATGAAATCATCGCTGCACTACTTTCGGAAGATGCTAAGCAAAAGTTTTATTATCGTCGTGTGCTATGGCAGTATTTAAAGGATAATCATGGACTGGATTGTGCAGCATCGACGTTCCGAGCGTATATTGCGAAAACGCCCGAATTTAATGCTTACTTTGAAGAGGATAAACGAATTCCTTCTCCTAAAGGCACAGCACGTTTTGAAACGCCTATAGGAAAACAAGCACAATTGGATTGGAAAGAGAGTATTCCTTTTGAAACAAAGGATGGTCAGAACGTTGAAATCAATGTTGCAGTACTGATTCTATCTCATTCACGTTTCAGAACCTTCCTAATGAGTATTTCTAAGTCACAAAGTGTCCTGTTTTTCTTCTTAACAGAAACATTCGAAGCTCTTGGAGGGGTGCCAGCTGAAATCATCACGGATAATATGAAAACCATTATGGATGAGGCAAGAACAGAACATTCCCCAGGAAGAGTAAATGCCAAGTTTGCACAATTCGCTAAGGATTTTGGTTTTGAGGTGAAGCCATGCATTGCTGGACGTCCAAGGACAAAAGGAAAAGTGGAAACCACAATGAAAATATTAGATGAAATTCATGCTTATCAAGGTCAGTTGACCTTGGAAGAATTACATCAATTTGTGCAAGATTTATCTCATCGAGTAAACCATGAGGTCCACCAAGGAACTGGAAAAATTCCTGCGATAGAATTCAAAAAAGAAAGGAATCACCTACTCCAGTTACCAACTGAGAAAGTAAGAGATTCCTATCGGATCAAACATACGCTTGTAAAAGTAAATGCATCCAACATGATTTCCTACAAATCAAACCAATACTCGGTACCAGCACAGTACCAAGGAAAGAAAGTAGGCTTACAAGTGTATGATAATCAATTATGGATTTATTATAACACGGAACTGATTGCGCAACACCCAATAAGTAATAAGAAATTAAATTATCAGGAAGCACATTATCAAGAAGCCTTGGGCGTTTCCATGCCGAATTATCCGGATATTGATGATTTAGCGAAACGGAATTTAGCAACGATTGGAGAAGTGTATAAATAATGAATCCTACAACAAACTATCAACAACTCATACAAAACTTAGATTATTTGAAGCTCAAGCAAATGTCCTTACATTTAAATGAAGTCTTAGACTTCAGCGTTAACCATCAATTGTCACTGGTAGATACGCTAGTGAAACTGACGAATTACGAAATTGATGTACGTGAACAAAATATGATTCAATCGATGGTGAAGGTTGCGGCTTTTCCGCATTTGAAAGAAATAAAGGATTTTGATTTTAGTTTTCAACCGTCAATAAATCAAAAACAAATTTTAGATTTTCTAACACTTCGATTTATTGAAGCAAATGAAAACATAGTTTTTCTAGGGCCAAGTGGCGTAGGAAAAACACATTTAGCCACTTCCATTGGGATTGAGGCAGCGAAGAAACGTACAAGCACTTATTTCATTAAGTGCCATGACTTAATTCAAAATCTGAAGAAAGCACGTTTAGAAAATCGGTTAGAGAGTAGATTAAAACACTATACAAAATATAAACTCTTAATTATCGATGAGATCGGTTATTTACCGATTGATGCCGAGGACGCAAAGCTTTTCTTCCAACTCATCGATATGCGTTATGAGAAGCGTAGTACGATTCTTACAACGAATGTGAATTTTAAAGCATGGGATGAAATCTTTCAAGAACCCAAGCTGGCCAATGCGATTTTAGACCGCATTTTACACCACGCAACCGTTGTCACTATCGTTGGAGATTCTTATCGATTAAAGAATCATTTAGAGAAAGAAAACGAGTGATTTTGTACATCCTTAAACAAGCAAAAGTGTACATATTTGTGTTGACATTTATATGCCAACCACATCATTCGTATACTATCCTTTAATAGCGCTTCAATTTTTCGACCTGAAAAGACAGACTGCGAATAGGCACACAAAATAATTTTTAGCATCATGCGTGGATGATAAGCAGGACAACCTGTATTTCGAAGAAACGGCTGGAAGGCTTCATCTGGAATACTTTCAACTAAATGGTGAATGTGGAAGGTGTTTTTGGCAAGTAGAAAATGTATGAAATGGCAATTAAAAAT includes:
- the istA gene encoding IS21 family transposase, with product MYISINVETDFKIKSLEDLPKLKQLMEHLKMKINKSQLARDLGVDRRTIDKYLNGFIPKRTRKKPSKIDEYYEIIAALLSEDAKQKFYYRRVLWQYLKDNHGLDCAASTFRAYIAKTPEFNAYFEEDKRIPSPKGTARFETPIGKQAQLDWKESIPFETKDGQNVEINVAVLILSHSRFRTFLMSISKSQSVLFFFLTETFEALGGVPAEIITDNMKTIMDEARTEHSPGRVNAKFAQFAKDFGFEVKPCIAGRPRTKGKVETTMKILDEIHAYQGQLTLEELHQFVQDLSHRVNHEVHQGTGKIPAIEFKKERNHLLQLPTEKVRDSYRIKHTLVKVNASNMISYKSNQYSVPAQYQGKKVGLQVYDNQLWIYYNTELIAQHPISNKKLNYQEAHYQEALGVSMPNYPDIDDLAKRNLATIGEVYK
- the istB gene encoding IS21-like element helper ATPase IstB, which produces MNPTTNYQQLIQNLDYLKLKQMSLHLNEVLDFSVNHQLSLVDTLVKLTNYEIDVREQNMIQSMVKVAAFPHLKEIKDFDFSFQPSINQKQILDFLTLRFIEANENIVFLGPSGVGKTHLATSIGIEAAKKRTSTYFIKCHDLIQNLKKARLENRLESRLKHYTKYKLLIIDEIGYLPIDAEDAKLFFQLIDMRYEKRSTILTTNVNFKAWDEIFQEPKLANAILDRILHHATVVTIVGDSYRLKNHLEKENE